The following is a genomic window from Amaranthus tricolor cultivar Red isolate AtriRed21 chromosome 10, ASM2621246v1, whole genome shotgun sequence.
ttattacaaaattctagGAGTTGATTATGATGCAACGGAAGAGGATATACGATTAAGTTATCGAAAACTTGCTCTGGTGAGTGACATATCATCTTCCCCTTTTAAAGAATTAAGCTGATAGTATATTATAGTGCTCATAATTGTGCAGTTTCATTCAACATTGGTCTATGTTAAATCCTCACAGCACTGAACTTCGATTTTATAGAAATGGCATCCTGATAAACACAAGGGTGAGAATGCTGTTACTTCcaaatttcaagaaataaatgAAGCTTATAGAGGTATTCTTTTCGCAAATTGCTTGAGTTTGTTTCACCCtcagatttttataaaaatggcATCCTAATAAACACAAGCTTATAGGGGTATGGTTCACATTCATATTGTTGGTTTCATGTATTGCCTTGTTGTTCTTTTGTTTTGATTAGTATTGAGTGATCCTGCAACACGGCTTGAATATGATCTAAGCGGAAATTATGAGATAGATAAGTACACTTTGCGGGTAAGAAACAAAAATCAGTATCCTTCTTTCTGGGATAAGaccttttttggttttatttgtccGTGG
Proteins encoded in this region:
- the LOC130825645 gene encoding uncharacterized protein LOC130825645 — protein: MEDNDHASTTSYKDYYKILGVDYDATEEDIRLSYRKLALKWHPDKHKGENAVTSKFQEINEAYRVLSDPATRLEYDLSGNYEIDKYTLREYLARFKGMILTCNGLGMNQTSLWTQQLKEASDCEDE